A single region of the Vicia villosa cultivar HV-30 ecotype Madison, WI linkage group LG4, Vvil1.0, whole genome shotgun sequence genome encodes:
- the LOC131598055 gene encoding uncharacterized mitochondrial protein AtMg00810-like, giving the protein MCGLCEIELELIMMSHFKARLVGLGNKQEYGVDYDETFAPISKMTYVRTILSIATSNRWFLHQIDVKNAFLHGDLTTSTGIALFLLYVDDMIIIGYDHASIQSLKQQLQAPLHMKDLVDTPLKVNVKYHRDDGDLLPDPLLYRQLVGSLNHFTITFPDISFVVKQVSQFMHSPLHLHLEVFRCIILYLNGSSHRGLFFPTGIFPKLSAFNDVDWAGCPDTPRSVTGWCMFLGSSLIS; this is encoded by the exons ATGTGTGGACTATGTGAAATTGAAttggaattgattatgatgagcCATTTCAAGGCTCGATTGGTTGGCTTAGGAAATAAGCAGGAATATGGAgttgattatgatgagacatttgcaccaATTTCCAAAATGACATATGTTCGTACGATACTCTCTATAGCTACTTCTAACAGGTGGTTTCTTCATCAAATTgatgtgaaaaatgcttttcttcatggtgacctgAC aACGTCTACTGGAATTGCCCTATTTcttctatatgttgatgatatgatcatTATTGGTTATGATCATGCTTCAATTCAAAGCCTTAAACAACAGCTACAAGCACCGCTccatatgaaagatcttg TGGATACTCCTCTTaaggttaatgttaaatatcatcggGATGATGGTGATCTCTTGCCTGATCCCTTATTGTATCGTCAACTCGTGGGTAGCCTTAATCACTTTACTATTACCTTCCCTGACATATCTTTTGTTGTCAaacaagtaagtcaattcatgcactctcCTCTCCATCTTCACTTGGAAGTATTTCGTTGCATCATTCTCTACTTGAATGGAAGCTCTCatcgtggtttattctttccCACTGGAATTTTTCCTAAATTAAGTGCTTTTAATGATGTCGATTGGGCAGGGTGTCCTGATACTCCGCGATCtgtcactggttggtgcatgtttcttggctcttcattGATCTCATAA